The DNA window CCTTTCTCATGTAATCACATCAGGGAGGGAAGTCTGCACCATCATCCTTCCTCTGCAGGACACAGACAAAGGCTCCCCAGCCCAACAGGAGCAGCTATAGTGACCACCCTGATCACTTCAGATAGGCTTCACAGAGGCATTTAAACCAGGCAGGGCTTCACCTGCTGGGAGGGGGTTTTTAGCATTCACCATGTGCTGCAGCCAAACCCTAGGTGCCCCAGGTCAACTCTACCCTGGATGGACGCTGGTCTTGAAGATAATGATGGAAATGAGCACATCCAGCAGGGACACCCTGCTGATGGTCTGACCCGCACCTCGCATGCTGGTGCCACTGAGCTGTGGATGCACGGCGGCATCTCCtgtcctccctgggcagccggttTGGGGGAAGGGTCCCCAGTTTTTGCAGATGGGAAGCTGAGGATTAAAGGGCAGAGGTGGAGCCAGGGAGAGGTCCCAGGAGTTTTGCTGTCCCAGGTTTCCTCAGAACCCCTCCCTGCAACCAACGTCAAAGACAACAGAGGAGTGACCAGCCACCTGCAAGCACCACCCCAGAGCAAAGGATTAAATTTACAGGGACCCACTTcatcctgcctctcccagaaaTTCACTGCGGGGTGGGCACCCCATTACTTAGGGCTGCATCACCAAACACTGACGGCGGGGGTCAGAGGAACAGTGCAACACCACCAAGCCAGCCTGTTGTCCAATCTCCAGCCACCCCAACTCTCCCAAGCAGAGACAAGtgaagcagagcaggcagctgggagagctggacTGGGAAGGCGAAGCCATGGGCTACAAGAATGTCACATCATCCTGAGACTGGAGCCAGCGCCAGTGGGCATCATACTCCAGGTGCAGTTTGCTGTTGAGTTTGCAGTTCTCGAAGTCAGCCTCGGCTTTCCGAGCCTTCCCACCCGggttccccttccccagcctctccccagcccccgaTGGCAATTTGGTGTCTCTGCCTGGTtccggggcagggggctgctggcCCAAATACCCATTGGCCACCTGGGGCTCCTTAGAAAACCGGTGATCCTGGGGAAGCCCAGGCGGGGAGAGGTCCACATGGGGCCACTCGTGTTCCGCTTTGCCCTTTTCTTGCTTCGCAAGACCCCTCTCAGGGTCGATCCTGACCCAATCCTGCTCTGCCCTGACCAGGGCTCTGCCCGGCACAGATGTGGCAGCAGTTTCAGTGGCATTTTGGGAATACTCATCCATGTCATCAGCCAATGTGTCCAGGTAGCTACCAACAGAGATGCTGTCCAGCCTGTCGTTGGGGTCCtgcaggctgtcccagctgccccTCCGTGAGGCCGCCTGGCTCTCCACCAGGCTGTACTGGCTGctggccaggctgctgcagcgACTGGTCAGCgtgctcctctcctccagcagccactTCACCGCCTCGATGCCCTCGTTCACcaccaccagctgctgcaggatcTTCACATCAACCGCTCGTAGGTAGGCCTGGCAGGGAGACAGAGTGCAGGGTTTTTGAGAGGATCGAGGTGACCCCAGGGGCTGAGAGCCCCAAGTCTCAGCCCACCCTGGAAGAGGTACCACCACGGTGGCCGCAGGTCTGCCGAGCTGCTTGATTAACAGAACAGTATGGGGGAACATCCTGCAGGAAACCATCCCAGGGCACCCTGTCCAAGACCTGGGGACACAACCATTGGGGATGAGTGACTTCTGGCACCCACCGGCCACCAAACCCCTCAGGGAAATAAATCCAAGGCGCTTATCTCACTGTCTCCTATGGGGTAAGCAAGGAACTGGAGGCACTGGGTAGAGATCTGAGCCCAGGGCATCCACCAAGccctgggaggcagctgggacCAGGCAGGAACATGCTGGGTATTGCTCAGGGCAAGGATATGGCTGGACCATCAGCACCTCCCTGGGCTGTTTCAGCTGGGCCCCTTCATTCATTTGCTTCCCCCCCTCTAGGGCCCGATCCAAGCCTGGTGACAACGTGACACAGCAGGATTTGTAGCCTGAGACCCAAATCACCCCCAAAATGGGGAAGGATGGTGGAGGGATTGCGGATCACAGCACTCGCCTCGCCGACTCCTGCCCCTCCAAGCCCAAGGAAAGCTCTTTGCAAAACTTCAGTTGCTGCAGAAACATCTGTTTTCCTAACGGAAAGCCCCATGTGCCAAGACATTCCTATCTGTGTGATACTGGCCGCTGAAAGCCACTGGATTTCCCCTGCGCGGGACACAAATATTTTGCTAGGAAAGAgaataaggggggggggggggcggggaggagggatAGAAACCCATTGCAAGACAGGTACAGGCAGCCTGGGAGATGCGGTTGCCCATGGACTCATTCACTAACACACCCCGTCCCCAGCACCAGCAAGCTGTGACAGAAATCCACGCAGCCCCCCGGGACTGTTTCTAAGCACAGCACCCGGTCCCCGGCATCCGGTGCCCTCAGACTCACCCGCCCGCCCACGGGTGACCCGCTGGTCTCTTGAGACCCCCGTCTCCAGTCCCATAGTGAGTGCAGCAACAAAAGCATCCCAGGAAGCAGCCTGGGAAAACCAGGGTTTTGGCACGTGATGCCTCTCAGTCCAgggaacacaaaaaaaaagggaggcaAATATTTGTAGAGACCCAACACCAATCCCCCATGCCTTCCCCATGTT is part of the Phalacrocorax aristotelis chromosome 6, bGulAri2.1, whole genome shotgun sequence genome and encodes:
- the LURAP1 gene encoding leucine rich adaptor protein 1, coding for MEGSGEALPADLRELASKVGRRPPAGLLRGLRADTAPAPPGPPLLPAPARGARPPLADRLRALRLELAYLRAVDVKILQQLVVVNEGIEAVKWLLEERSTLTSRCSSLASSQYSLVESQAASRRGSWDSLQDPNDRLDSISVGSYLDTLADDMDEYSQNATETAATSVPGRALVRAEQDWVRIDPERGLAKQEKGKAEHEWPHVDLSPPGLPQDHRFSKEPQVANGYLGQQPPAPEPGRDTKLPSGAGERLGKGNPGGKARKAEADFENCKLNSKLHLEYDAHWRWLQSQDDVTFL